One genomic window of Clostridium taeniosporum includes the following:
- the smc gene encoding chromosome segregation protein SMC: MFLKSLDIRGFKSFADKTELKFNNGVTAVVGPNGSGKSNISDAVRWVLGEQSVKTLRGGKMEDVIFAGTQYRKPVGLAQVSLTLDNSDKKLSTEYSEVTVSRRIFRSGESEYLINNKKCRLKDVINLFMDTGIGKEGYSLIGQGKIESILSGRPEERRALLEEAAGIVKFKSRKEEAEKKLANTDSNLVRIRDIISTYSERIEPLRIDREKALKFNFISEDLRKNEVSLLVKYIKIKEKELKEFDDELRNKNFLINEKKKELELHKNKLKYLEENINLLEKETEQEKTVYYKLKELISEYYKDIELNKERIKNLKEKIFKNNGEIQSLSLKIKDLEETKVNSNTYLEDYLKEQKEKNETITNLEEIKLNLLNEQENMKVELSKLKEDEFELLRSNSETKNSITLISKEILIKEEKKTELEKSYEFIKHNMTINGVTYENLLSKIMNDKKEISFLEQAISKDKSSMTSLMTKLTNKQKELTKLNNLVTKLEANKNILENLEKQYEGYNKSVKYLMEAINKGLLGDVKNTKILGEVFKVEKKYEIAIEIALGSIISNVITENEDNAKNLIRYLKDNKLGRATFLPLNIIKGKKLMLDNKVTKIDGYIGLGSEIVSYESTYENILSHVLGRTIIARDMNSALEIAKNGNYRYKIVTLDGEVISPGGALTGGSIYAKHSNVLGRKREIEETLLKIDITKNNYVEVEKEILLIREDVKKLDEEILNKRDEVHYKNIEITKKQGEAERLKNDTNKFKDNLEITKNEIKRVENDIKRLNSDFENKKIEIKVIEDKNTFNKDRYLKLEESIKEKNKEIDEIFNKITDIKINKATLDETIQNEKNQFIRLEKELKELKLKEKSLLSENNANKENLIKLESDVKIKVNATNENKIKIEVLEKKLKDRDLEKEKLKEKLLKQDNLITNIFEIINSKERDINKREVIKAKKEIEKDNYYKKLNEELDLTYVEALEISEEVENEDEIKELIKKLKMQISALGTVNLAAIEEYEEVKEKFDFMSSQEKDLECAKEELKSVIDEMTSKMKDLFKENFKILNKTFNETFRELFKGGSAELILCDGDELTANIDINVEPPGKKLQNINLLSGGEKVLSAIALLFSILKMKPTPFCILDEIEAALDDANVYRYAEFLTKFSKNTQFIVITHRKGTMEVSDIIYGVTMEEKGVSKVVSVDLTAS; encoded by the coding sequence TTGTTTTTAAAATCCCTAGATATAAGAGGATTTAAGTCTTTTGCAGATAAGACGGAATTAAAGTTTAACAATGGAGTAACTGCAGTAGTAGGTCCAAATGGTAGTGGAAAAAGTAATATTTCTGATGCTGTTAGATGGGTTTTAGGAGAACAAAGTGTTAAAACTCTTAGAGGCGGAAAAATGGAAGATGTAATTTTTGCAGGAACCCAATATAGAAAACCTGTAGGATTAGCTCAAGTTTCTTTGACTTTAGATAATAGTGATAAAAAACTATCAACAGAATATAGTGAAGTTACTGTATCAAGAAGAATATTTAGATCTGGAGAGTCTGAATATTTAATAAATAACAAGAAATGCAGACTTAAAGATGTAATAAATCTTTTTATGGATACTGGTATTGGTAAAGAAGGTTATTCATTAATAGGGCAAGGAAAGATTGAATCCATATTAAGTGGAAGACCAGAAGAAAGAAGGGCGCTCTTAGAAGAAGCGGCTGGTATAGTTAAGTTTAAAAGTAGAAAAGAAGAAGCAGAAAAAAAGTTAGCCAATACTGATAGTAATTTAGTTAGGATAAGAGATATAATATCTACTTATAGTGAACGTATAGAGCCATTAAGAATAGATAGAGAAAAAGCATTGAAATTTAATTTTATATCTGAAGATCTTAGAAAAAACGAAGTTTCATTATTGGTTAAATACATAAAAATAAAAGAAAAAGAATTAAAAGAATTTGATGATGAATTAAGAAATAAGAATTTTCTTATTAATGAAAAGAAAAAAGAACTAGAGTTACATAAAAATAAATTAAAATATTTAGAGGAAAATATTAATTTATTAGAAAAAGAAACAGAACAAGAAAAGACTGTTTATTATAAATTAAAAGAGTTAATAAGTGAATATTACAAAGATATAGAATTGAATAAAGAAAGAATTAAAAATCTTAAAGAAAAGATTTTTAAAAATAATGGAGAAATACAAAGTTTATCATTAAAGATTAAGGATTTAGAAGAAACAAAAGTTAATTCAAATACCTATTTAGAAGATTATTTAAAAGAACAAAAAGAAAAAAATGAGACTATTACTAATTTAGAGGAGATAAAATTAAATCTTTTAAATGAACAAGAAAATATGAAAGTAGAACTTTCTAAACTTAAAGAGGATGAATTTGAACTACTTAGAAGTAATTCAGAAACAAAAAATTCTATAACATTAATAAGTAAAGAAATATTAATAAAAGAAGAGAAAAAAACAGAATTAGAAAAATCATATGAGTTTATAAAGCATAATATGACTATTAATGGTGTTACTTATGAAAATTTATTAAGTAAAATAATGAATGATAAAAAAGAAATAAGTTTTTTAGAACAAGCCATAAGTAAAGATAAAAGTTCTATGACTTCATTAATGACTAAATTAACTAATAAACAAAAGGAATTAACTAAATTAAATAATTTAGTAACTAAGCTAGAAGCTAACAAAAATATATTAGAGAATTTAGAAAAGCAATATGAGGGCTACAACAAATCTGTTAAATATTTAATGGAAGCTATAAATAAGGGATTACTTGGAGATGTTAAAAACACTAAGATTCTTGGAGAAGTATTTAAAGTTGAAAAAAAATATGAGATAGCAATTGAAATAGCCTTAGGTTCAATAATTTCTAATGTTATTACTGAAAATGAAGATAATGCTAAAAATTTAATAAGGTATTTAAAAGATAATAAATTAGGTAGAGCTACATTTTTACCGTTAAATATAATAAAGGGTAAGAAGTTGATGTTAGACAATAAAGTTACTAAAATTGATGGATATATTGGTTTAGGTAGCGAAATTGTTTCTTATGAATCAACTTATGAAAACATATTAAGTCATGTATTAGGTAGAACTATAATAGCAAGAGATATGAATTCTGCATTAGAAATAGCTAAAAATGGAAATTACAGATACAAGATAGTTACTTTAGATGGAGAAGTTATAAGTCCGGGAGGAGCGTTGACTGGAGGAAGTATTTATGCCAAACACAGTAATGTACTTGGAAGAAAAAGAGAGATTGAAGAAACACTATTAAAAATAGATATAACAAAAAATAACTATGTTGAAGTTGAAAAAGAAATATTATTAATAAGAGAAGATGTAAAAAAATTAGATGAAGAAATATTAAATAAAAGAGATGAGGTGCATTATAAAAATATTGAGATAACTAAAAAACAAGGTGAAGCTGAAAGATTAAAAAATGATACTAATAAATTTAAAGATAATTTAGAAATAACTAAAAATGAAATTAAAAGAGTAGAAAATGACATAAAGAGATTAAATTCTGATTTTGAAAATAAAAAAATAGAAATTAAAGTTATTGAGGATAAAAATACATTTAACAAAGATAGATATTTAAAATTAGAGGAATCTATTAAAGAAAAAAATAAAGAAATAGATGAAATATTTAATAAGATCACAGATATAAAAATTAATAAAGCAACTTTAGATGAAACTATTCAAAATGAAAAAAATCAATTTATCAGATTAGAAAAAGAATTAAAAGAATTAAAATTAAAAGAAAAATCACTTTTATCTGAAAATAATGCAAATAAGGAAAATCTTATAAAATTAGAAAGTGATGTTAAGATTAAAGTCAATGCTACTAATGAAAATAAAATTAAAATAGAAGTATTAGAAAAGAAATTAAAAGATAGAGATTTAGAAAAAGAAAAGTTAAAAGAAAAGTTATTAAAACAGGATAATTTAATAACTAATATATTTGAAATAATAAATTCAAAGGAAAGAGATATAAATAAAAGAGAAGTTATTAAAGCTAAAAAGGAAATAGAGAAGGATAATTATTATAAAAAATTAAATGAGGAATTAGATTTAACATATGTTGAAGCATTAGAGATATCTGAGGAAGTTGAAAATGAAGATGAAATTAAAGAGTTAATTAAAAAGTTAAAGATGCAGATATCAGCACTTGGAACTGTAAATTTAGCAGCAATTGAGGAATATGAAGAAGTTAAAGAGAAATTTGATTTTATGTCTTCTCAAGAAAAAGATTTAGAGTGTGCAAAAGAGGAACTTAAGTCTGTTATTGATGAAATGACAAGTAAGATGAAAGATTTGTTTAAAGAGAATTTTAAGATATTAAATAAAACTTTCAATGAAACTTTTAGAGAATTATTTAAAGGTGGAAGTGCAGAACTTATTTTATGTGATGGTGATGAATTAACAGCTAATATAGATATAAATGTTGAACCACCAGGTAAAAAACTTCAAAATATAAATTTATTATCAGGTGGAGAAAAAGTTTTATCTGCAATTGCGTTATTATTTTCAATATTAAAGATGAAACCAACACCATTTTGTATATTAGATGAGATAGAAGCTGCACTGGATGATGCAAATGTATATAGATATGCAGAGTTTTTAACTAAGTTTTCTAAAAATACTCAATTTATAGTTATAACTCATAGAAAAGGTACTATGGAAGTAAGTGATATAATTTATGGTGTTACTATGGAAGAAAAAGGTGTATCAAAAGTTGTATCAGTAGATTTAACTGCTAGTTAA
- the ftsY gene encoding signal recognition particle-docking protein FtsY: MFGNLFNKLKEGLTKTRDGLTDKINEALKIAITIDEDLYEELEEILITSDVGMDTTMDIIERLRKKIRKEKINDPQEVKPALKEVIKEILLEGDNEENYNDEKKVMLIIGVNGVGKTTSIGKLAAKNKRDGKKVLLVAADTFRAAAIDQLEVWSQRAQVDIIKHQEGSDPAAVVFDAIEASKARNTDLLICDTAGRLHNKKNLMNELEKINRIIDRELRDIKKETLLVLDATTGQNAVMQAKQFMEVCPIDGIILTKLDGTAKGGVVISIKQSLNIPVRYIGVGESVDDLQEFDAESFAEVLI; this comes from the coding sequence TTGTTTGGAAATTTATTTAATAAACTAAAAGAGGGATTAACTAAAACAAGAGATGGGTTAACAGATAAAATAAATGAAGCTTTAAAAATAGCTATAACAATAGATGAAGATTTATATGAAGAATTAGAAGAAATATTAATAACATCAGATGTAGGTATGGATACTACCATGGATATTATTGAAAGATTGAGAAAAAAAATTCGTAAAGAAAAAATTAATGATCCGCAGGAAGTAAAGCCAGCATTAAAAGAAGTTATAAAAGAAATATTACTTGAAGGTGACAATGAAGAAAATTATAATGATGAAAAGAAAGTGATGCTTATTATAGGTGTAAATGGGGTTGGAAAAACTACTTCAATTGGAAAACTTGCAGCTAAAAATAAAAGAGATGGTAAAAAAGTTTTACTTGTAGCAGCGGATACTTTTAGAGCAGCAGCAATAGATCAATTAGAAGTTTGGAGCCAAAGAGCACAAGTCGATATAATAAAACATCAAGAAGGATCAGATCCAGCAGCAGTTGTATTTGATGCCATAGAAGCTTCTAAAGCCAGAAATACTGATTTATTAATATGCGATACGGCAGGAAGACTTCATAATAAAAAGAATTTAATGAATGAACTTGAAAAAATTAATAGAATTATTGATAGAGAATTAAGGGATATTAAAAAAGAAACTTTATTAGTATTAGATGCAACAACTGGTCAAAATGCGGTAATGCAAGCAAAACAATTTATGGAAGTTTGTCCGATAGATGGTATAATATTAACTAAGTTAGATGGAACAGCAAAAGGTGGAGTTGTAATTTCTATTAAGCAAAGTTTAAATATACCTGTTAGATATATAGGTGTTGGAGAAAGTGTTGACGATCTTCAAG